One stretch of Plasmodium vivax chromosome 8, whole genome shotgun sequence DNA includes these proteins:
- a CDS encoding hypothetical protein, conserved (encoded by transcript PVX_119760A; Apicoplast targeted protein. Curated by Stuart Ralph, Walter and Eliza Hall Institute of Medical Research, Australia.): protein MNMKHVLMLLFFCAANANVNANVLSKNPNILKFKAFILRAQSSRYKILNLHSRSIKRIKEIQKSVRTNVFVSKQIKDFSKRIDAFKLHLISTPALSIVIKYFKDNVNSLRLSALHFIRIYKFVIYIRCLLEWLPQINPHLNPFSYIFTYTNSYVQFFHRYVPNVFGIDLSGVFSWLFLEMIESYLS from the exons atgaacatgaaACATGTGCTGATGttgcttttcttttgcgCGGCAAATGCAAATGTAAATGCAAATGTGCTTAGCAAGAATCCCAACATTTTAAAGTTTAAAGCGTTTATTCTTCGCGCGCAAAGTAGCCggtacaaaattttaaacctGCACAGCCGCAGCATTAAAAGGATTAAAGAAATCCAAAAGAGTGTCAGGACCAACGTGTTCGTGAGCAAGCAAATAAAG GACTTCTCTAAAAGAATAGACGCCTTCAAGCTGCACCTGATCAGCACCCCCGCCCTCTCCATAGTTATCAA GTATTTTAAAGATAATGTAAACAGCCTGAGGTTGTCCGCTTTGCACTTCATAAG aATATACAAATTCGTAATTTACATTAGATGCCTGCTGGAGTGGCTGCCCCAAATCAACCCCCACCTCAACCCCTTTTCGTACATTTTCACCTACACGAATAGCTACGTCCAGTTTTTCCAT AGATACGTCCCGAACGTTTTTGGAATAGACCTGAGTGGCGTCTTTTCCTGGCTGTTTCTCGAAATGATAGAGAGTTATTTGTCTTAG
- a CDS encoding hypothetical protein, conserved (encoded by transcript PVX_119765A), with the protein MTKQIHPQLLHNLVLLLREKSPEDSTYDPSVDERSGFPTRNSSVSDVLASHGEDHTTGKNGEEETPIIFLLTQMGKELLIHDDLNVQKKKFVSESHLVIQRDGNCVTVSSKNGLLYAVVWLCGGKKREGEERTTAEEKVTEREPPTERNKHNRVLSTIKRTSNKFEANLNYYVSYAKGTFQLRRIHLLECSQMVWDFQFCKGDLRRRIRYAHWSKCLCFVLSPRLLVREHALFLSGLKTPFLRKIRAILSLLKEENSNLRSPYHLEDYTKIFLHNCDQLNRKSFLSFLKQMDHLHVHAVNLNTLFGLYFSETEENILKVFRKCERVSKRTSRSVCLVLDGIDVLARQSGKSGKSGKSGKSGKSGKSGKSGQNCGEGLDDGCEDLRDDSPGGEANDNGRLLTTLLLCLDSIDSYSTGRRRPRRRAAAQREHDEGNTGDNLCKGGNPARGGQKKKHSPEEDLEEEEEEEEESDHTGSPSTDEGAKKKLKRKKLATHVTFDIKQLAKIYKEKHTQMTRRKKKKYISIVVLSDLDLKHFDASLTRAGRFFHFIKCE; encoded by the exons ATGACGAAACAAATTCACCCCCAGCTGCTACACAATTTGGTGCTCCTCCTTAGGGAGAAGAGCCCAGAGGACAGCACGTACGACCCTAGTGTAGACGAACGGAGTGGGTTCCCAACAAGAAACAGCTCCGTCAGCGATGTTCTTGCTAGCCACGGGGAGGACCACACTACGGGTAAAAATGGCGAGGAGGAAACTCCCATCATCTTTCTCCTCACCCAGATGGGGAAAGAACTACTCATACACGATGACTTAAatgttcaaaaaaagaaattcgtTTCGGAGAGCCACTTGGTTATACAGCGCGACGGCAACTGCGTAACCGTCagcagcaaaaatgggttGCTCTACGCTGTGGTTTGGCTTTGCGGGGGAAAGAAGCGAGAGGGAGAGGAGAGGACTACCGCTGAGGAGAAGGTTACGGAGAGGGAACCCCCCACCGAACGCAACAAACACAATCGTGTACTCTCCACCATCAAACGAACCTCaaacaaatttgaagcaAACCTAAATTACTACGTCAGCTACGCAAAGGGGACGTTTCAGCTGAGGAGGATTCATCTGCTGGAGTGCAGCCAGATGGTGTGGGACTTTCAGTTCTGTAAGGGGGACCTACGGAGGAGGATAAGATACGCGCACTGGTCAAAGTGCCTCTGCTTTGTGTTGTCTCCTCGGCTGCTCGTTCGGGAGCACGCGCTGTTCCTGTCTGGGTTG AAGACGCCCTTCCTTCGTAAAATCCGGGCCATCCTTTCTCtcctgaaggaggaaaactcCAACCTACGAAGTCCCTACCACTTGGAAGACTACACAAAAATCTTCCTACACAACTGTGACCAGTTAAACAGAAAATcgttcctctcctttttaaaacaaatggaCCACCTGCACGTGCATGCAGTAAATTTGAACACCCTCTTTGGTTTGTACTTTAGCGAAACGGAGGAGAACATCCTAAAGGTTTTCCGAAAATGCGAGCGGGTTTCGAAGCGCACCAGCCGAAGCGTCTGCCTGGTCCTCGACGGGATTGACGTGCTGGCGCGGCAAAGCGgtaaaagcggcaaaagcggcaaaagcggcaaaagcggcaaaagcggcaaaagcggcaaaagcgGCCAGAACTGCGGGGAAGGCCTCGATGACGGCTGCGAAGACCTCCGCGATGACAgcccagggggagaagccaacGACAACGGGCGGCTGCTCACCACGCTGCTGCTGTGCCTCGACAGCATAGATAGCTACTCCACGGGGAGGAGGCGGCCTCGGCGGAGAGCGGCCGCTCAACGTGAGCACGACGAAGGCAACACAGGAGATAACCTATGCAAGGGGGGAAACCCTGCGagaggggggcaaaaaaagaaacactcCCCCGAGGAAGACctggaagaagaagaagaagaagaagaagagtcAGATCACACGGGGAGCCCTTCAACGGATGAgggtgccaaaaaaaagttgaagagaaaaaaattagcaacaCATGTAACGTTTGACATTAAGCAGTTGGCAAAGATCTACAAAGAAAAGCACACTCAGATGacgcgaaggaaaaaaaaaaaatacatcagCATCGTCGTTTTGAGCGATTTGGATTTGAAACACTTTGACGCTTCTCTCACGAGGGCGGGCcgattttttcacttcataAAATGTGAGTAG
- a CDS encoding hypothetical protein, conserved (encoded by transcript PVX_119785A), whose product MKQLTRSHTSRSVMEGETMKRIFRHVLTSPISYRVLNCVSYLIRRYKVDRSKLCTLLNELSDEVKEMRDAENFLALHTFFLEDQSVALFSLMHVIDFFRSKRRLMEAQDSIRKKIYEQCVNDLIRKKVIKYKLFCERRGIPFLLGDALDKIRLSEKEEDVYFSYDREELSRVFIKRVSTERGRGLGGAELGESWGEGGPGGLSGHPAVEQVAEQADEHVAGRTADHTAGSTANHTADAASDADAQAEENENLMELKKTYQEMQSFNDSIVKYIESNQRLFYFDENEPQVRRRGGGEAERETPLEASTEASAEEDMEAVRKRIDSYIHEHTKSNNMTMEQFANEFVQQADLNFKAFLKGLRLGGADAGVAAGGVMESGVTSDGVTSDGDVANGGNATPAGAPRQNQLTTFKLKKLNEGDADDSGFHLTNEILYERLRVKMLYFLQKMEHLKFKYQHEIINERYPVEKNEKTVLDVLKFGYKIVVSPDVDNSLFQQNRHVHGGPSASGCADGVERDPHEGEAALRRRKHIYDFKCRECDYHIFSTGENQLAEEVAACPQCHARS is encoded by the exons ATGAAGCAGCTCACACGGAGTCACACGAGCAGGAGCGTGATGGAGGGAGAAACAATGAAAAGGATTTTTCGCCACGTCTTGACCTCCCCCATCAGCTACAGAGTCTTAAATTGTGTATCCTACCTGATTAGGCGTTACAAGGTGGATCGATCGAAG CTGTGCACCCTGCTGAACGAACTAAGCGACGAAGTGAAGGAAATGAGGGACGCAGAAAACTTCCTGGCGCTGCACACTTTCTTCTTGGAGGACCAGAGCGTTGCG ctcTTCTCCTTGATGCACGTAATAGACTTTTTCAGGAGCAAGCGGAGGTTGATGGAAGCCCAGGACAGCATTCGGA AAAAGATCTACGAGCAGTGTGTGAATGACCTCATCAGGAAAAAAGTCATCAAGTATAAGCTCTTTTGCGAAAGGAGGGGAATTCCATTCCTCTTGGGGGATGCCTTGGATAAGATTCGCCTGAgtgagaaggaggaagacgtgTACTTCAGTTACGACCGCGAGGAGCTGTCAAGggtttttattaaaagggTTTCCACcgagagggggaggggactGGGTGGCGCAGAGTTGGGCGAGAGCTGGGGGGAGGGCGGCCCCGGCGGTCTCAGCGGCCATCCCGCTGTTGAGCAGGTTGCTGAGCAGGCTGATGAGCACGTTGCTGGTCGAACCGCTGACCACACTGCTGGCAGTACTGCTAACCACACCGCTGACGCCGCCTCTGACGCGGACGCGCAGGcggaggaaaacgaaaacCTGATGGAGCTAAAAAAGACGTACCAAGAGATGCAGTCCTTCAACGACTCCATAGTGAAGTACATCGAGTCGAACCAGCGGCTCTTCTACTTCGACGAAAACGAGCCCCAGGTTAGGAGgcgcggagggggggaggcagagCGGGAAACACCATTGGAGGCATCTACGGAGGCGTCTGCGGAGGAGGACATGGAGGCCGTCCGGAAGAGGATAGACAGCTACATACACGAGCACACAAAGAGCAACAACATGACGATGGAGCAGTTCGCCAACGAGTTTGTGCAGCAGGCCGACCTGAACTTCAAGGCCTTCCTCAAGGGGCTGCGCCTGGGGGGGGCCGACGCGGGTGTGGCAGCAGGCGGGGTGATGGAAAGCGGTGTAACTTCAGACGGCGTAACTTCAGACGGCGACGTTGCGAATGGGGGAAATGCCACCCCGGCGGGAGCGCCTCGCCAAAACCAACTTACCACATTCAAACTGAAGAAGCTCAACGAAGGAGATGCAGACGACTCGGGGTTCCATCTGACGAACGAGATCCTCTACGAACGGCTGAGGGTGAAGATGCTGTATTTCctccaaaaaatggagcacCTAAAATTTAAGTACCAAcatgaaattataaatgaaaggTACCCCgtggagaaaaatgaaaaaacagTTTTGGACGTCCTCAAGTTTGGCTATAAGATCGTTGTGTCCCCTGACGTGGACAATTCCCTCTTTCAGCAGAACCGGCACGTGCACGGGGGTCCCTCCGCGAGTGGGTGTGCCGACGGGGTGGAGAGAGACCCccacgagggggaagcggcccTCCGGAGGAGAA agCATATTTACGACTTCAAGTGCCGCGAATGCGACTACCACATTTTCAGCACCG GCGAAAATCAGCTTGCGGAGGAGGTAGCGGCGTGTCCGCAGTGCCACGCGCGGAGTTGA
- a CDS encoding hypothetical protein, conserved (encoded by transcript PVX_119755A), producing MLANLRFLELQKLLLNRFQIFKNEEITVLKKGSMKTILYEWAEFLTKEQRATNMTHIPDEVLQSKRVADILRDDVECRWLVGRINVGAVSGVSGVSPPSPLSGAHLARDDAALSKVDQLHLDEYPDLFHYEYPQFPYDYYDKKKMSNFYSLMKFPYNDILNISKRIKREVSPPGGDAKEGEMRQMEEPRGGALESAGVDVVDDDFVSYSSNSYVYAPSEMETSKENYHE from the coding sequence ATGCTGGCCAACCTGCGCTTCCTGGAATTACAAAAGTTGCTCCTAAACAggtttcaaatttttaagaatGAAGAAATAACTGTGCTCAAGAAGGGCAGCATGAAGACCATTTTGTACGAGTGGGCTGAGTTCTTAACCAAGGAGCAGCGAGCGACCAACATGACCCACATCCCAGATGAGGTGTTGCAGAGTAAAAGGGTGGCCGACATATTGAGGGACGACGTTGAATGCAGGTGGTTGGTTGGCCGGATCAACGTGGGCgctgttagcggcgttagtgGGGTTAGCCCTCCTAGCCCCCTTAGCGGTGCTCACCTCGCGCGCGACGACGCCGCTCTCAGCAAAGTGGACCAACTGCACTTGGACGAGTACCCAGATTTGTTCCATTACGAGTACCCGCAGTTCCCGTACGACTATTAtgacaaaaagaaaatgagcaACTTTTACTCCCTCATGAAGTTCCCCTACAATGACATCCTAAACATTTCGAAGAGGATCAAGAGGGAGGTCAGCCCCCCGGGTGGTGATGCTAAGGAGGGGGAGATGAGGCAGATGGAGGAGCCGCGCGGGGGAGCGTTGGAATCCGCGGGCGTGGACGTAGTTGACGACGACTTCGTGAGCTACTCCAGTAACAGCTATGTGTATGCCCCCTCGGAGATGGAGACGTCCAAGGAGAACTACCACGAGTAG
- a CDS encoding fusion protein, putative (encoded by transcript PVX_119780A; Apicoplast targeted protein. Curated by Stuart Ralph, Walter and Eliza Hall Institute of Medical Research, Australia.) yields the protein MRNIFPLTLLYITLSNIPTAHAKVCAPVPSYITHNSSSNAKHAVARRKNRTRARRKNRVQARRKSRIQARRKTVKFEDVVTQKDISTINLIVLALMEFQKQHNSMVVPENYILKSQENEDLKNFKLWKKLQDIKKEKSEKKKKYIYFVLKKMAFPLGSLFSEAEMQEFEKDDAEITTMSNLSTEENVHYDFDERQEVRKELFSLYVRKAKDKAGEDVKDFLASYKFVPKIAEQNALPSYSNKGTRKKGILKRVLENLKQDQTFRSNYDYYYDHIYMNLNDKDVDHYISFVMKYKRTHGAEYDAFVNGRPSLSNEPNPKEKKFLLYTRKETEGAHAYDFDKWSFADFVEALVYFNDLYIDLNRERYERFQADPGQKQLSLVDFNLLDPSFVVPSDDTWPSEWHGMPLGMYINQLRMGDIDGKFHFIRRKILDYLLFDFKPEEFEQKYINFTWRKLYLGLAWFIHTRGHPIVITPMDRIQFDTFAMDFCKPEEIQGLRLGFLIIQAQAHEKIFWNNYQDRFDFMKGLEINIRSADELIF from the exons ATGCGCAACATCTTCCCCCTCACGCTGCTGTATATCACCCTGAGTAATATCCCCACAGCACACGCCAAGGTCTGCGCACCTGTTCCTTCCTACATTACAcacaacagcagcagcaacgcCAAGCATGCCGTAGCCAGGCGAAAGAACAGAACACGGGCCAGGCGGAAAAACAGAGTACAGGCCAGGCGGAAAAGCAGAATACAGGCCAGGCGGAAAACCGTCAAATTTGAAGATG TCGTCACCCAGAAAGACATCTCCACGATTAACCTGATCGTGTTAGCTCTGATGGAGTTCCAA AAACAACACAACAGCATGGTCGTCCCGGAGAACTACATCCTGAAGTCGCAGGAGAATGAAG ACCTGAAGAACTTCAAGCTGTGGAAGAAGCTGCAGgatattaaaaaggagaagagcgaaaagaagaagaagtacatTTACTTCGTCCTCAAGAAGATGGCCTTCCCCCTGGGCAGCCTATTTA gcgaAGCCGAAATGCAGGAGTTCGAAAAGGACGACGCCGAAATAACGACCATGTCAAATTTGTCCA CGGAGGAAAACGTGCACTACGACTTTGACGAGCGGCAGGAAGTCAGGAAGGAGCTCTTCTCCCTGTACGTCAGAAAGGCGAAGG ACAAAGCGGGCGAAGACGTGAAGGACTTCCTCGCGTCGTACAAGTTCGTTCCCAAAATAGCCGAGCAG AACGCCCTCCCCAGCTACTCAAACAAAGGCAcaaggaaaaagggaatccTCAAACGGGTTCTAGAGAACCTAAAGCAAGACCAGACATTCCGCTCCAATTACGATTACTACTACGACCACATCTACATGAACCTTAATGATAAGGACGTCGATCATTACATCTCGTTTGTTATGAAGTATAAGAGGACCCATGGGGCTGAGTACGACGCGTTTGTCAACGGCAGGCCTTCCCTTTCGAACG AGCCCAAcccgaaagaaaaaaagttctTGCTCTACACGCGGAAGGAGACGGAGGGAGCCCACGCGTACGACTTCGACAAGTG GTCCTTCGCCGACTTCGTAGAAGCCCTTGTCTACTTCAAC gACCTTTACATTGACTTGAACCGGGAGCGGTACGAGAGGTTCCAGGCCGACCCAGGACAGAAGCAGTTGAGCCTCGTCGATTTTAACCTCCTGGATCCCTCGTTCGTCGTTCCGA GCGACGACACGTGGCCGAGCGAGTGGCACGGCATGCCCCTGG gcATGTACATCAACCAGTTGCGGATGGGCGACATCGACGGGAAGTTCCACTTCatcagaagaaaaattttggacTACCTCCTCTTTGATTTCAAGCCGGAGGAATTCGAGCAGAAATATATCAATTTCACGTGGAGGAAACTGTACCTCGGCCTGGCCTG GTTCATCCACACCAGGGGACACCCCATAGTAATCACCCCCATGGATAGGATTCAGTTCGACACGTTTGCCATGGACTTTTGCAAGCCGGAGGAGATTCAA GGACTTCGCCTGGGGTTCCTAATCATTCAAGCGCAAGCCCACGAGAAGATTTTCTG gaataaCTACCAAGATAGATTCGACTTTATGAAGG GCCTCGAAATCAACATTAGAAGTGCGGACGAGttgattttttaa
- a CDS encoding hypothetical protein, conserved (encoded by transcript PVX_119775A): MKNLNIITNKIVEERVKEYCRKIEEQKLKNVKPTIQFDRTKRSLNNRKKLYHAKMRNDEIERNNRILKKKLEGITRRDKRAAEQSKQTAIQLEVNINRKNFLFDNIKKAKVKKEKKSAHVNAPAAVVVKPKVKVLYKGYIDDSQKSCKFYTELKVDEEANLSVIALNLKNKKIKKFSCNKERHHELLSNLGTYEAIAKNLTHQEEEGADRAKKRTPNGRPSGEPSGKQTADKPMRIKHRVMLESVEKTCDFYLKKYFNEEMQAEDADPSRGTTSGQGDTHMGRNKSALNLKKKKNSFLLIKNDLLYKSKINEAQAVLIFKKIKEKLKKNSSHVGGVLGGARAGNCSNQGTISKTAAVNQSDAPDGAPADDAKPHSVEEAAVEETEAAEQDGNPPLESNYTKDLRKWRVTLDEGVRGEVEVAVEKHRGGAAGQEVQAGVEVDGDKEEAIAEEEEVPVEEEAPAEGEVPVEEKIPVEEEAPVEEEAPVEEEAPVEEEAPVEGEVPVEEEIPVQEETPVEGEVPVEGEVPVQEEAPAEGEPPVEEPQSESAECSAALECAQGEETAEGADANGGNEAEEGTPQGNQAEEGTPQDNQAEESTMKDNTIEQITPQNDQTEESTSADSVEKVAAAPPGGQDNIAGASNENCAEE, encoded by the exons atgaagaacctCAACATCATAAcgaacaaaattgtggaggAGCGGGTGAAGGAGTACTGCAGGAAAATCGAGGAGCAGAAACTGAAGAATGTCAAGCCCACCATTCAGTTCGACCGCACCAAGCGCAGCCTAAATAACAGGAAGAAGCTCTACCacgcaaaaatgagaaacgACGAAATAGAGAGGAACAACAG AATTCTGAAGAAAAAACTGGAGGGCATCACCAGGCGAGACAAGCGGGCGGCGGAGCAGTCGAAGCAAACGGCCATCCAGTTGGAAGTTAACATAAACAGGAAGAACTTTCTTTTTGATAATATTAAGAAGGCCAAagttaaaaaggagaaaaaaagcgcCCACGTGAATGCGCCTGCCGCGGTGGTTGTGAAG CCCAAAGTGAAAGTGCTCTACAAAGGCTACATCGACGACAGCCAGAAGAGCTGCAAGTTCTACACAG AACTGAAAGTCGACGAAGAAGCCAACCTGAGCGTCATCGCGCTGAACttgaagaataaaaagataaaaaagttttcctGCAATAAGGAGAGGCACCACGAGTTGCTCAGC AACCTCGGGACCTACGAAGCTATCGCGAAGAACCTCACCCaccaggaggaagagggcGCGGACAGAGCTAAGAAGCGAACCCCAAATGGAAGGCCAAGTGGAGAGCCAAGTGGGAAGCAGACGGCCGACAAACCGATGCGCATCAAACACCGGGTAATGTTAGAAAGCGTAGAAAAGACATGTGACTTTTACCTAAAGAAATATTTCAATGAGGAAATGCAAGCGGAAGATGCAGACCCATCCAGAGGCACTACCAGTGGCCAGGGAGATACCCACATGGGTAGAAATAAAAGTGCcttaaatttgaagaaaaaaaaaaactcttttcttttaattaaaaatgatctATTGTATAAGTCAAAGATAAATGAGGCCCAGGCTGTCCTCATATTTAAGAAGATAAAGGAGAAACTCAAAAAGAATAGCAGCCACGTGGGTGGCGTCCTCGGCGGGGCCCGTGCAG GCAACTGCTCCAACCAGGGAACCATCTCCAAGACGGCAGCTGTCAACCAGAGCGACGCCCCCGACGGTGCACCCGCCGATGATGCGAAGCCGCACTCCGTGGAGGAAGCAGCGGTAGAAGAGACGGAAGCGGCAGAGCAGGATGGCAACCCCCCTCTGGAAAGCAACTACACGAAGGACTTGCGAAAGTGGAGAGTCACGCTGGACGAGGGCGTGCGCGGTGAAGTGGAGGTGGCGGTGGAGAAGCAccgagggggagcggcagggCAGGAGGTGCAGGCGGGAGTGGAAGTAGATGGGGATAAAGAAGAAGCCAtcgcggaggaggaagaagtacccgtggaggaggaagcaccTGCGGAGGGAGAAGTACccgtggaggaaaaaatacccGTGGAGGAAGAGGCACCTGTAGAGGAAGAGGCAccggtggaggaggaggcaccTGTGGAGGAAGAGGCACCGGTGGAGGGAGAAGTACCCGTCGAGGAAGAAATACCCGTGCAGGAAGAAACACCCGTGGAGGGGGAAGTACCTGTAGAGGGAGAAGTACCCGTGCAGGAAGAAGCACCTGCGGAGGGAGAACCACCCGTGGAGGAGCCGCAATCTGAAAGTGCCGAGTGCTCTGCCGCTTTAGAGTGCGCCCAGGGTGAGGAAACGGCTGAAGGTGCGGATGCGAACGGGGGGAACGAAGCCGAGGAGGGCACACCGCAAGGCAACCAAGCTGAGGAGGGCACACCGCAAGACAACCAAGCGGAGGAGAGCACTATGAAAGATAACACAATCGAGCAAATCACACCGCAAAATGACCAAACCGAGGAGAGCACCTCTGCGGACTCCGTGGAGAAAGTCGCGGCAGCCCCCCCTGGTGGTCAAGACAACATCGCAGGCGCGTCAAACGAAAACTGTGCAGAGGAGTGA
- a CDS encoding hypothetical protein, conserved (encoded by transcript PVX_119770A; Apicoplast targeted protein. Curated by Stuart Ralph, Walter and Eliza Hall Institute of Medical Research, Australia.) has protein sequence MGAAGVVRSLCFRISIVGASNSGKSSLHNRLMKRLSGSYKQSPVHHEPNYSLENHESPFRVENTKCVITDTLGMNEQMIRRLQGEKHHPDERHHQCNNIIRQHLNLIRSSHLILFCVKCSQIRQSDILAYQTVKDIFTQRENLITILCDERVRWDGRSRVEDDVATKQSEYNFLHAFEEFSNVVFFPNGLAWQDQGEDLVALIRRKVREEVAAHAGGDLEEAPTGDHPPMQHRTCDHHTCGYPEPPPNEQLRDLVDESLRIFRPKLSEETRNYFFKFVDLRKKEKTDERLFNDFLSERILGKSLRKLTRGELLARGAQAEAEAEAEAEAVADGEATVGAKAKAAAEEEPVGEDAVDAAASTAANTANAAAKAKNKRVRLLQAIVGGQGGVNPYELVKLTRAGDAPPVGAATPVGEATPEEDTTSEEGAPPVGAATPEEDATSEEGAPPVGAATPEEDATPEEDATSEEDATPSGTATPPHLQVCFLGERNCGKTTLIEAILRRPIVREQDVAELFGRKKYINRDLTVEHRNVQITIADTCSLTKQHRFKEEDSHHEEERRVFTNVHRSDLCVYVKEAKENNLSVSREDKKMIFYLLRKKKNIIVVVTKTDAILSRFEEKRNEFLSSFCSSFSDIPVLFLNPNNQMHVQTLLNRFIHIHKMSHLRIPTSTLNLFLIRFLQLFPIPWVRKKKCSFKYIRQVNTNPVTFLIFTNLYSNVPSNYLSFFKKKLKDQFRLRSVNVQFIFRTTCDSANARRGRLVRAGGRPRR, from the coding sequence ATGGGCGCGGCCGGGGTGGTGCGGAGCTTGTGCTTCCGAATAAGCATCGTGGGGGCGTCGAACAGCGGCAAGTCGTCCCTCCACAACCGCCTGATGAAGCGACTGAGCGGGAGCTACAAGCAGTCGCCCGTTCATCATGAGCCGAATTACTCGCTGGAAAACCATGAGAGTCCATTTCGAGTGGAAAACACAAAATGTGTAATCACGGACACACTGGGGATGAACGAGCAGATGATTAGGAGGTtgcagggggagaagcaccacCCGGATGAGCGGCACCACCAGTGTAATAACATCATTCGCCAACATTTGAACCTCATCCGGAGCAGCCacttaattttgttctgtGTAAAGTGTTCCCAAATTAGGCAGAGTGACATCTTGGCGTATCAAACTGTTAAAGACATTTTCACGCAGAGGGAAAATCTAATTACTATTCTGTGTGATGAGAGGGTCCGATGGGATGGCAGAAGTCGGGTGGAGGATGACGTGGCCACAAAGCAGAGTgagtacaattttttacacgCCTTTGAGGAATTCAGCAACGTCGTTTTCTTTCCAAATGGGTTGGCCTGGCAGGACCAGGGGGAGGACCTGGTGGCGCTCATACGGCGGAAGGTCAGGGAGGAAGTAGCGGCCCACGCGGGGGGAGACCTTGAAGAAGCCCCGACCGGCGACCACCCTCCGATGCAGCACCGTACATGTGACCACCACACATGTGGCTACCCGGAACCCCCCCCGAACGAGCAGCTGCGCGACCTCGTGGACGAGAGCCTGCGCATCTTCCGGCCGAAGCTCAGCGAAGAGAcgaggaattatttttttaaatttgtggACCTtcggaaaaaggagaagacgGACGAGCGGCTTTTCAACGATTTTCTGAGCGAGCGGATTTTGGGGAAGTCCCTCAGGAAGCTGACGAGGGGGGAGTTGCTCGCGCGGGGGGCGCAGGCAGAGGCGGAAGCAGAAGCGGAAGCAGAAGCGGTAGCGGATGGAGAAGCGACTGTGGGAGCGAAAGCGAAAGCGGCAGCGGAGGAAGAACCAGTTGGGGAAGACGCCGTCGATGCGGCCGCCAGTACCGCCGCTAATACCGCCAATGCCGCCGCGAAGGCGAAGAACAAGCGGGTGCGGCTGCTGCAGGCCATCGTGGGCGGACAGGGGGGGGTCAACCCCTACGAATTGGTGAAGCTCACTCGCGCGGGGGACGCCCCCCCCGTTGGAGCCGCTACACCTGTTGGGGAAGCCACCCCGGAGGAAGACACCACCTCAGAGGAAGGTGCCCCCCCTGTTGGAGCCGCTACACCTGAGGAAGATGCCACCTCAGAGGAAGGTGCCCCCCCTGTTGGAGCCGCTACACCTGAGGAAGATGCCACCCCGGAGGAAGACGCCACCTCAGAGGAAGATGCCACTCCTTCTGGAaccgctacccccccacACCTGCAGGTGTGCTTCCTGGGCGAGCGGAACTGCGGGAAGACGACGCTGATCGAGGCCATCCTGAGGAGGCCCATCGTGCGCGAGCAGGACGTGGCGGAGCTCTTcgggaggaagaaatacATAAACAGGGACCTGACGGTCGAGCACAGAAACGTGCAAATAACGATAGCAGACACGTGCAGCCTAACGAAGCAGCACCGCTTCAAAGAGGAAGACAGTCACCACGAGGAGGAGAGACGCGTGTTCACCAATGTGCATAGAAGCGACCTGTGTGTGTACGTTAAGGAGGCCAAAGAAAATAACCTAAGCGTAAGTAGGGAGGATAagaaaatgatattttacCTCCtcaggaaaaagaagaacatAATCGTTGTGGTGACCAAAACTGACGCCATCTTGTCTCGGTTTGAAGAGAAAAGGAATGAgttcctctcctccttctgctcctccttcagtGACATCCCAGTGCTTTTTCTAAATCCAAACAATCAAATGCACGTGCAGACTTTGCTAAATCGGTTCATTCATATACACAAGATGAGTCACCTGCGCATCCCCACGTCCACTCTAAATCTGTTTCTAATTAGGTTCCTTCAGCTGTTCCCTATCCCCTgggtgagaaaaaagaaatgcagCTTCAAGTACATTAGGCAAGTGAATACCAACCCAGTCACCTTCCTCATCTTCACCAACCTGTATAGCAACGTCCCGAGCAATTActtgtctttttttaaaaagaaactcAAGGACCAGTTTCGTTTGAGGAGCGTTAACGTTCAGTTTATCTTCCGCACCACTTGCGACAGCGCCAACGCCAGGCGCGGTCGGCTCGTGCGTGCCGGGGGGAGGCCGCGGCGGTGA